Proteins encoded together in one Cataglyphis hispanica isolate Lineage 1 chromosome 17, ULB_Chis1_1.0, whole genome shotgun sequence window:
- the LOC126855894 gene encoding ankyrin repeat domain-containing protein 27-like isoform X2 yields MNTEYDEDLAENRFLHELRNEYKTTFQRIVQEGWIICVPRTGSFSNRELREDEVNAHILIPKQDFSAARFDSLNGREVLLVDRVLTVKYDDSEQNSTRLLFEEIFYSKDLHKYCIWCIEQPLDANMCVSDNCVNVITSFQEAVHFLQVELLDKQLHDNFETKIKDFLYVNKNLERKSMQVQRDLVHELYTDCLKMLLENTSLKEKVSEDAYLNKIIRNLDGILLSDLRIRSDLEPRVRGGKMELSRLDCYVTVLGKIECLRRTVNYVSRGTSSVSSDDLLPILVFLVINVGLSNWMAQLFFMRQFRLSTNSAYEADETCFLITSLEAAIEHIKSGVICEGEKYAINSNKNSQLTDKSDCSSVNYLFACVKNGNLSEVERILTYERSNQDDEISLCHPLCTCASCERNWTNHRELNACPRDDRGLTSLHIAVLYDQIMIVDFLLDRGTDVNIADSDGLTPLHYACIKGHQNILLLMLHANADPTVTDSQGNTPLHLAVDRGHDSCVKALLYLSEHMKVSINANAINDNGDTPLHLAARWAYLAIVGILLEYGANSRLTNRKGQTPLTITYSESIAELLKRYANDLRNNIALSQKKHATLTQSRQSIPFQGRCWATFDNLQSLPTSHPKNSANAQHRMMDKLLAAIIDGDVCLACYYLGLEVYRSERLPGSRASLCHHPLCDCECCSALGERKFQRERRQRVLAINACNSLGETALHVASATGRVEMVQLLLDAGANVNAITKSEGRTPLHLACLNDRVDAAKLLLYCGTCDLDAKDHNGDTSLHLATIAGNVKLVGLLVRYGANTNVRNAQNKSPLRQAEELQLSVVFSTNHASILKILKQNTQPVGD; encoded by the exons ATGAATACGGAGTACGATGAGGATTTGGCGGAGAATCGATTTTTGCACGAGCTCAGGAATGAATATAAAACTACATTCCAACGGATTGTCCAGGAAGGTTGGATCATCTGCGTTCCACGAACCGGGAGCTTCTCGAATCGCGAATTGCGGGAAGATGAAGTTAACGCTCATATCCTGATTCCCAAGCAGGACTTCTCCGCCGCTCGATTCGACAGTCTGAATGGTAGGGAAGTCCTGCTCGTGGACAGAGTCTTGACTGTCAAGTATGATGATAGTGAACAAAATTCCACACGTTTGCTTTTTGAAGAAATCTTTTACAGCAAggatttgcataaatattgtatatg GTGTATAGAACAACCCTTGGATGCTAATATGTGTGTCTCAGACAATTGTGTGAATGTAATCACAAGTTTCCAGGAAGCTGTACATTTTCTCCAAGTGGAACTACTTGATAAACAGCTCCACGATAACTTTGAAaccaaaattaaagatttcttaTATGTCAACAAAAATTTAGAGCGCAAATCAATGCAAGTGCAAAGAGATCTAGTACACGAATTGTATACAGATTGTCTCAAAATGTTATTGGAAAACACATCATTAAAAGAGAAAGTCTCAG AAGATGCATACTTGAACAAGATCATCAGAAATCTAGATGGGATCCTATTGAGTGATCTTCGAATACGATCAGACTTGGAACCTCGCGTCCGTGGAGGAAAGATGGAATTGTCGCGATTAGATTGCTATGTAACCGTGTTGGGTAAAATCGAGTGTCTCAGAAGAACTGTGAATTACGTTTCGCGTGGAACGTCCAGCGTCTCATCCGATGATCTTCTACCGATACTTGTGTTTCTTGTCATTAATGTCGGTCTATCGAACTGGATGGCGCAATTATTCTTCATGAGGCAATTTCGTCTTTCCACAAACTCTGCTTACGAAGCGGACGAAACTTGTTTTCTGATAACATCGCTAGAGGCTGCGATCGAGCACATCAAGTCCGGAGTAATTTGCGAAGGCGAGAAGTACGCAattaattcgaataaaaaCAGTCAATTGACAGATAAATCGGATTGCTCGTctgtcaattatttatttgcatgtgTCAAGAACGGCAATTTATCCGAAGTGGAAAGAATACTGACATATGAGAGATCCAACCAGGACGATGAAATCTCGCTTTGCCATCCTTTATGCACTTGTGCGTCCTGCGAACGAAATTGGACGAACCACCGAGAGCTAAATGCGTGTCCTAGAGATGACAGAGGTCTAACTTCGTTACACATCGCGGTACTGTACGATCAAATAATGATTGTCGACTTTCTTCTTGACCGTGGTACAGATGTAAATATTGCTGATTCGGATGGTCTAACGCCTCTTCATTACGCTTGCATCAAGGGCCACCAGAACATTTTGCTGCTAATGTTACACGCCAATGCGGATCCCACAGTGACGGACTCGCAAGGAAATACACCGCTGCATCTGGCTGTGGACCGCGGTCATGATAGCTGCGTGAAAGCGTTACTATATTTGTCAGAACATATGAAGGTGTCGATTAACGCAAATGCCATCAACGACAACGGCGATACACCGTTACATCTTGCGGCCAGATGGGCCTACCTTGCGATTGTTGGTATCCTCTTGGAGTACGGCGCAAACAGTAGATTAACTAATAGAAAGGGTCAAACACCGCTGACCATTACGTACAGCGAGAGCATCGCCGAGTTACTCAAGCGCTATGCGAATGACCTCCGCAACAATATTGCTTTGTCCCAGAAGAAACACGCAACCCTCACGCAATCTCGGCAATCAATACCGTTTCAGGGACGTTGTTGGGCTACATTCGACAACTTGCAAAGCTTGCCAACGTCGCATCCCAAGAACTCTGCTAACGCACAGCATCGTATGATGGACAAATTACTTGCCGCCATAATTGACGGTGATGTATGCTTAGCATGTTATTACCTGGGATTAGAGGTTTATAGGAGCGAGCGGCTGCCGGGCTCTCGCGCGAGTCTATGCCATCATCCGTTGTGCGATTGCGAGTGTTGTTCGGCGCTCGGCGAGCGCAAATTCCAGCGCGAGCGGAGGCAACGGGTTCTCGCGATCAACGCTTGCAACAGTTTGGGCGAGACGGCATTACATGTGGCGAGTGCGACCGGTCGCGTTGAAATGGTGCAGCTACTTCTGGATGCCGGCGCGAACGTGAACGCGATAACTAAATCGGAGGGCCGCACTCCGTTACACCTAGCGTGTCTCAACGATCGTGTTGACGCGGCAAAGCTATTGCTCTACTGTGGAACCTGCGATCTGGATGCTAAGGATCACAACGGCGATACATCGTTGCATTTGGCGACCATAGCCGGTAATGTGAAACTCGTAGGTCTGTTAGTAAGATACGGTGCAAATACCAATGTTCGCAATGCCCAAAACAAGTCGCCGCTACGGCAGGCGGAGGAGCTGCAGCTATCCGTTGTCTTCTCCACAAATCATGCCAGTATACTAAAGATTCTGAAACAAAATACTCAGCCAGTTGGCGATTAG
- the LOC126855894 gene encoding ankyrin repeat domain-containing protein 27-like isoform X1, which produces MNTEYDEDLAENRFLHELRNEYKTTFQRIVQEGWIICVPRTGSFSNRELREDEVNAHILIPKQDFSAARFDSLNGREVLLVDRVLTVKYDDSEQNSTRLLFEEIFYSKDLHKYCIWCIEQPLDANMCVSDNCVNVITSFQEAVHFLQVELLDKQLHDNFETKIKDFLYVNKNLERKSMQVQRDLVHELYTDCLKMLLENTSLKEKVSGSKQYYWNIRVSLETYILYALREVLLRSLSTCTAVEDAYLNKIIRNLDGILLSDLRIRSDLEPRVRGGKMELSRLDCYVTVLGKIECLRRTVNYVSRGTSSVSSDDLLPILVFLVINVGLSNWMAQLFFMRQFRLSTNSAYEADETCFLITSLEAAIEHIKSGVICEGEKYAINSNKNSQLTDKSDCSSVNYLFACVKNGNLSEVERILTYERSNQDDEISLCHPLCTCASCERNWTNHRELNACPRDDRGLTSLHIAVLYDQIMIVDFLLDRGTDVNIADSDGLTPLHYACIKGHQNILLLMLHANADPTVTDSQGNTPLHLAVDRGHDSCVKALLYLSEHMKVSINANAINDNGDTPLHLAARWAYLAIVGILLEYGANSRLTNRKGQTPLTITYSESIAELLKRYANDLRNNIALSQKKHATLTQSRQSIPFQGRCWATFDNLQSLPTSHPKNSANAQHRMMDKLLAAIIDGDVCLACYYLGLEVYRSERLPGSRASLCHHPLCDCECCSALGERKFQRERRQRVLAINACNSLGETALHVASATGRVEMVQLLLDAGANVNAITKSEGRTPLHLACLNDRVDAAKLLLYCGTCDLDAKDHNGDTSLHLATIAGNVKLVGLLVRYGANTNVRNAQNKSPLRQAEELQLSVVFSTNHASILKILKQNTQPVGD; this is translated from the exons ATGAATACGGAGTACGATGAGGATTTGGCGGAGAATCGATTTTTGCACGAGCTCAGGAATGAATATAAAACTACATTCCAACGGATTGTCCAGGAAGGTTGGATCATCTGCGTTCCACGAACCGGGAGCTTCTCGAATCGCGAATTGCGGGAAGATGAAGTTAACGCTCATATCCTGATTCCCAAGCAGGACTTCTCCGCCGCTCGATTCGACAGTCTGAATGGTAGGGAAGTCCTGCTCGTGGACAGAGTCTTGACTGTCAAGTATGATGATAGTGAACAAAATTCCACACGTTTGCTTTTTGAAGAAATCTTTTACAGCAAggatttgcataaatattgtatatg GTGTATAGAACAACCCTTGGATGCTAATATGTGTGTCTCAGACAATTGTGTGAATGTAATCACAAGTTTCCAGGAAGCTGTACATTTTCTCCAAGTGGAACTACTTGATAAACAGCTCCACGATAACTTTGAAaccaaaattaaagatttcttaTATGTCAACAAAAATTTAGAGCGCAAATCAATGCAAGTGCAAAGAGATCTAGTACACGAATTGTATACAGATTGTCTCAAAATGTTATTGGAAAACACATCATTAAAAGAGAAAGTCTCAGGTAGTAAGCAATATTATTGGAACATTAGAGTGTCGctagaaacatatattttatatgctttaaGAGAAGTACTGCTAAGATCATTATCTACTTGTACCGCTGTAGAAGATGCATACTTGAACAAGATCATCAGAAATCTAGATGGGATCCTATTGAGTGATCTTCGAATACGATCAGACTTGGAACCTCGCGTCCGTGGAGGAAAGATGGAATTGTCGCGATTAGATTGCTATGTAACCGTGTTGGGTAAAATCGAGTGTCTCAGAAGAACTGTGAATTACGTTTCGCGTGGAACGTCCAGCGTCTCATCCGATGATCTTCTACCGATACTTGTGTTTCTTGTCATTAATGTCGGTCTATCGAACTGGATGGCGCAATTATTCTTCATGAGGCAATTTCGTCTTTCCACAAACTCTGCTTACGAAGCGGACGAAACTTGTTTTCTGATAACATCGCTAGAGGCTGCGATCGAGCACATCAAGTCCGGAGTAATTTGCGAAGGCGAGAAGTACGCAattaattcgaataaaaaCAGTCAATTGACAGATAAATCGGATTGCTCGTctgtcaattatttatttgcatgtgTCAAGAACGGCAATTTATCCGAAGTGGAAAGAATACTGACATATGAGAGATCCAACCAGGACGATGAAATCTCGCTTTGCCATCCTTTATGCACTTGTGCGTCCTGCGAACGAAATTGGACGAACCACCGAGAGCTAAATGCGTGTCCTAGAGATGACAGAGGTCTAACTTCGTTACACATCGCGGTACTGTACGATCAAATAATGATTGTCGACTTTCTTCTTGACCGTGGTACAGATGTAAATATTGCTGATTCGGATGGTCTAACGCCTCTTCATTACGCTTGCATCAAGGGCCACCAGAACATTTTGCTGCTAATGTTACACGCCAATGCGGATCCCACAGTGACGGACTCGCAAGGAAATACACCGCTGCATCTGGCTGTGGACCGCGGTCATGATAGCTGCGTGAAAGCGTTACTATATTTGTCAGAACATATGAAGGTGTCGATTAACGCAAATGCCATCAACGACAACGGCGATACACCGTTACATCTTGCGGCCAGATGGGCCTACCTTGCGATTGTTGGTATCCTCTTGGAGTACGGCGCAAACAGTAGATTAACTAATAGAAAGGGTCAAACACCGCTGACCATTACGTACAGCGAGAGCATCGCCGAGTTACTCAAGCGCTATGCGAATGACCTCCGCAACAATATTGCTTTGTCCCAGAAGAAACACGCAACCCTCACGCAATCTCGGCAATCAATACCGTTTCAGGGACGTTGTTGGGCTACATTCGACAACTTGCAAAGCTTGCCAACGTCGCATCCCAAGAACTCTGCTAACGCACAGCATCGTATGATGGACAAATTACTTGCCGCCATAATTGACGGTGATGTATGCTTAGCATGTTATTACCTGGGATTAGAGGTTTATAGGAGCGAGCGGCTGCCGGGCTCTCGCGCGAGTCTATGCCATCATCCGTTGTGCGATTGCGAGTGTTGTTCGGCGCTCGGCGAGCGCAAATTCCAGCGCGAGCGGAGGCAACGGGTTCTCGCGATCAACGCTTGCAACAGTTTGGGCGAGACGGCATTACATGTGGCGAGTGCGACCGGTCGCGTTGAAATGGTGCAGCTACTTCTGGATGCCGGCGCGAACGTGAACGCGATAACTAAATCGGAGGGCCGCACTCCGTTACACCTAGCGTGTCTCAACGATCGTGTTGACGCGGCAAAGCTATTGCTCTACTGTGGAACCTGCGATCTGGATGCTAAGGATCACAACGGCGATACATCGTTGCATTTGGCGACCATAGCCGGTAATGTGAAACTCGTAGGTCTGTTAGTAAGATACGGTGCAAATACCAATGTTCGCAATGCCCAAAACAAGTCGCCGCTACGGCAGGCGGAGGAGCTGCAGCTATCCGTTGTCTTCTCCACAAATCATGCCAGTATACTAAAGATTCTGAAACAAAATACTCAGCCAGTTGGCGATTAG
- the LOC126855896 gene encoding replication protein A 70 kDa DNA-binding subunit-like, translated as MYKLTEGSLERIMKGVDVEKPLLQMLGYKKLPKSVNKDGTTTDRYRLLVSDGQRFNSFTMLATQLNNLIEDNILTEYSICKVTNYHLSTVNNGGKEKRVMLIMGVEVTVPGSNVGRKIGDPTNIESKSESDHSTKSDIPKTTGPSYQTNGTAKRSTSDNGSSDICTTPIAALSPYQNRWVIKVRVTNKSAIRTWSNSRGEGKLFSMDLIDESGEIRCTAFRDMCDKFYDMIEIGNVYYISRCSLKAANKQFNSLKNDYEMTMTNDTEIVPCHENSEDIPTLQFNFCSISEVENKEKNDMIDVLGVVTTFNDVQHIVQRSTGRELVKRDVNIVDDSNAMICVTLWGKQAEDFDGSNNPIIAIKGARIGEFNGGKNLSLLNSSILEKDPDLPEAHRLRGWYTTVGHSENAKSLSKAGGGGDFNAPLYTFQEATEARLGEKLNLADSYTVVATINLIRVENSIYKACPVESCKKKLIDQSTGIFRCEKCNRDYPNFAYRLLASMNIADATGSRWITAFNEDAEKILGMPAQELGELKENDNDAYMQKFGEASFKRFTFSLRAKSEVFQDEMRVRHTCASVTPLNYKTHLTHLIDKVSKLVHIEKLESN; from the exons ATGTACAAGCTAACGGAAGGATCGTTAGAA AGAATCATGAAAGGCGTAGATGTCGAGAAACCGCTACTTCAAATGTTG GGCTATAAAAAACTACCAAAATCTGTTAATAAAGATGGTACCACTACTGATCGATATAGATTACTCGTATCTGATGGACAGAGATTCAATTCATTTACAATGTTGGCCACTCAATTAAATAACCTGATAGAGGATAATATATTGACTGAATATTCAATCTGTAAAGTAACAAACTATCATCTGTCTACAGTAAACAATGGTGGCAAGGAAAA acgCGTGATGTTAATAATGGGTGTTGAGGTGACTGTTCCTGGTAGCAATGTTGGACGTAAAATAGGCGATCCAACTAACATAGAGAGCAAATCGGAGTCTGACCATTCAACTAAATCTGATATACCTAAAACTACTGGACCGAGTTATCAAACta ATGGTACAGCTAAAAGAAGTACTTCAGATAATGGTTCTTCTGATATATGTACTACACCAATTGCGGCGTTAAGTCCTTACCAAAACAG ATGGGTGATTAAGGTTCGTGTGACCAATAAATCTGCAATCAGAACATGGAGTAACTCTCGTGGAGAGGGTAAACTATTTTCTATGGATCTGATTGACGAGAGCGGTGAGATTCGATGCACCGCATTTAGAGATATGTGCGATAAGTTCTATGATATGATAGAG ATTGGAAATGTGTACTATATCTCGCGATGCTCACTGAAAGCGGCGAACAAACAGTTCAACTCATTAAAGAATGATTACGAGATGACTATGACCAACGATACAGAGATCGTGCCATGCCACGAAAACAGCGAAGACATACCGACGCTGCAGTTCAATTTTTGTTCCATAAGTGAAGTGGAAaacaaggaaaaaaatgatatgataG ATGTTTTGGGCGTTGTTACAACATTCAACGATGTGCAACATATCGTACAGCGAAGTACGGGTCGAGAACTTGTAAAAAGAGACGTCAATATCGTCGATGACAGTAATGCAATG attTGTGTCACACTTTGGGGAAAACAGGCTGAAGATTTTGATGGTTCTAATAATCCAATCATAGCCATTAAAGGAGCGCGTATTGGAGAGTTCAATGGTGGAAAGAATTTGTCTCTTTTAAATTCATCCATCCTCGAAAAGGATCCGGATTTACCGGAAGCACATAG ATTGCGTGGGTGGTACACTACAGTCGGCCATTCGGAGAATGCCAAATCATTGTCTAAAGCAGGTGGCGGTGGTGATTTCAACGCGCCATTATATACCTTCCAAGAGGCGACCGAAGCGCGGTTGGGAGAGAAACTAAATCTCGCAGATTCTTATACAGTGGTAGCCACTATTAACTTAATTCGTGTGgaaaattctatttacaaGGCATGTCCAGTAGAAAGCTGCAAGAAGAAg TTAATTGATCAATCTACCGGGATATTCAGATGCGAGAAGTGTAATAGGGACTATCCTAATTTTGCATATCGCTTGCTGGCgagt ATGAATATAGCAGATGCGACAGGCAGTCGCTGGATAACTGCCTTCAACGAGGATGCCGAAAAGATATTGGGCATGCCAGCGCAAGAATTGGGAGAATTAAAGGAGAACGATAATGACGcctatatgcaaaaattcgGCGAGGCGAGTTTCAAGAGATTTACATTCAGTTTAAGGGCAAAATCGGAAGTTTTTCAG GATGAAATGAGAGTAAGACACACTTGTGCATCGGTCACTCCGCTAAATTACAAGACTCATCTGACCCATTTGATAGATAAAGTTTCTAAGCTGGTGCATATTGAGAAACTGGAGTCCAATTGA